A window of Polaribacter litorisediminis contains these coding sequences:
- a CDS encoding LNS2 domain-containing protein encodes MKQIVIVDIDGTIATPGERLKYLKGKPDYDKFYASCFDDDPIQEMIDLVTILKSKYTIVYCTGRREQVRKLTADWLLKHNLPAGKLIMRPDGDKRHDVEVKPEQLSNQGILLQEIAFILEDRNSMVKKWRRLGLKCLQVAEGNF; translated from the coding sequence ATGAAACAAATAGTAATAGTAGATATTGATGGTACCATCGCTACACCAGGAGAGCGCTTAAAATATTTAAAAGGAAAACCAGACTATGATAAGTTTTACGCCTCGTGCTTTGATGATGACCCTATTCAGGAAATGATAGATTTGGTTACTATTTTAAAATCGAAATACACAATTGTATATTGCACAGGCAGAAGAGAACAGGTAAGAAAGCTCACAGCCGACTGGCTTTTAAAACATAATTTACCTGCAGGTAAATTAATTATGCGCCCCGATGGCGATAAAAGGCACGATGTAGAAGTAAAGCCAGAGCAATTAAGCAATCAAGGTATTTTATTGCAAGAAATAGCTTTTATTCTTGAAGATAGAAATTCGATGGTAAAAAAATGGAGAAGATTAGGTTTGAAATGCTTGCAAGTTGCTGAGGGGAATTTTTAG
- a CDS encoding CBS domain-containing protein, translating into MKKRVEVSEIMSRKLITLNISNTLEDAKKIFEENSIRHIPIVDEKKIVGMLSYSDILKVGYADATQDEKNIELTVFDWFTIKQVMTKELYSVPSNSTVKEVARMLADKEFHALPVVDDGELVGLVTSTDFIRFLADKL; encoded by the coding sequence ATGAAAAAAAGAGTTGAGGTTTCAGAAATAATGAGTCGAAAATTAATTACATTAAATATTAGTAACACATTAGAGGATGCAAAAAAAATTTTTGAAGAGAACTCCATAAGACATATTCCTATTGTTGATGAAAAAAAAATTGTAGGAATGTTAAGTTATTCTGATATTTTAAAAGTGGGGTATGCAGATGCCACTCAAGATGAAAAAAATATAGAATTGACTGTTTTTGATTGGTTTACCATAAAACAAGTCATGACCAAAGAATTATATTCAGTGCCTTCAAATTCTACCGTTAAAGAAGTTGCGCGTATGCTTGCCGATAAAGAGTTTCATGCATTACCAGTGGTAGATGACGGAGAATTGGTTGGTCTGGTAACGTCTACCGATTTTATTCGTTTTTTAGCAGATAAATTATAA
- a CDS encoding FAD-dependent oxidoreductase, with amino-acid sequence MEKSAYKIHIIGAGISGLIAAQILENHGYHPTILEASDTIGGRVKSDSVQGYVLDHGFQVLLTSYPAAKKYLNYDALGLQKLLPGAAIFKNGKQQTIGDPLRSLSLLLPTLLSSIGLFSDKIKILKLNTLLKKKKIVAIFKEDEKTTLQYLKDFGFSKQIIQTFFKPFFSGIFLESNLETSSRMFEFVYKMFGDGLAVIPKDGIQAISNQLKNNLKHTQIIFNARVKDIKNTIITLEDGSKIKTHFTIIATEASALISNLNNQETEWKSCDTLYFETKNRVLNKPLIGLIADENSLINNIFYPTSIKTSSKGKNELLSVTVVKNHALNTEDLIQKVQHELRQFCNITDTTFLKRYQIKKALPKLTNLQYEISSSETKLKSTLFLAGDQLLNGSLNAAMISGERAALGVIQTLEDGFIVDELTSEYQ; translated from the coding sequence ATGGAAAAATCAGCATATAAAATTCATATTATTGGTGCAGGAATTAGTGGTTTAATTGCTGCTCAAATTTTAGAAAACCATGGGTATCATCCAACAATCCTAGAAGCTTCTGACACCATTGGTGGTCGTGTAAAATCTGATAGTGTGCAAGGATATGTTTTAGATCATGGCTTTCAAGTTTTGCTAACTTCTTATCCAGCTGCAAAAAAATATTTAAATTATGATGCCTTAGGGCTTCAAAAATTATTACCTGGCGCTGCAATTTTTAAAAATGGCAAACAACAAACTATTGGAGATCCTTTAAGAAGCTTGTCTTTATTATTGCCTACATTGTTGTCATCTATAGGATTATTTTCTGATAAGATTAAAATATTGAAATTAAATACCCTTCTTAAAAAGAAGAAAATCGTTGCTATTTTTAAAGAGGATGAAAAAACGACCCTTCAATATTTAAAAGATTTCGGATTTTCAAAACAAATTATTCAGACCTTTTTTAAACCTTTTTTTAGTGGGATATTTTTAGAATCGAATCTCGAAACATCTAGTAGAATGTTTGAGTTTGTCTATAAAATGTTTGGCGACGGATTGGCTGTTATACCAAAAGACGGAATTCAAGCCATCTCGAATCAACTAAAAAACAATTTAAAGCATACCCAAATTATATTTAATGCCCGTGTAAAAGATATAAAAAACACAATAATCACTTTAGAGGATGGTTCTAAAATTAAAACTCATTTTACCATTATTGCTACAGAAGCGAGCGCTTTAATTTCGAATCTTAACAATCAAGAAACGGAATGGAAAAGTTGTGACACCCTTTATTTTGAGACTAAAAATCGCGTTCTTAACAAACCTTTAATCGGTTTAATTGCTGATGAAAATTCGCTGATTAATAATATTTTTTATCCTACAAGTATCAAAACTTCATCGAAAGGTAAAAACGAGTTACTTTCTGTAACGGTTGTAAAAAACCATGCTTTGAATACCGAAGATTTGATTCAAAAAGTACAGCATGAACTCCGTCAATTTTGTAACATTACGGATACTACTTTCTTAAAAAGATATCAAATTAAAAAGGCCTTGCCGAAATTAACCAACTTGCAATATGAAATTTCGAGTTCAGAAACAAAACTAAAATCTACCCTATTTTTAGCAGGAGACCAACTCTTAAATGGTTCCTTAAATGCGGCTATGATTTCTGGAGAGAGAGCTGCATTGGGCGTTATACAAACGCTAGAAGATGGCTTCATTGTAGATGAATTAACCTCTGAATATCAATAA
- a CDS encoding exonuclease domain-containing protein has product MKYTVVDIETTGNGYKGQKITEISIFVFDGKKVLDEYTTLINPEQNIPPFITNLTGITNAMVRNAPKFYEVAKKVEEITKDTVFVAHNVNFDYNIIQAEFKSLGFDFKRKKLCTVRLTRKIIPGLKSYSLGNICVDENIVINGRHRAKGDAEATTELFRRLIERDDHFIINSFLNPRSRQATLPPLLDKKIVDNLPEEHGVYYFKNLAKEVIYVGKANNIKQRVISHFYDKKRKEQNMCLETADISFTKTGSELLALLHESAEIKHRYPKYNRAQRRAGEAVGLFSYEDQKGIIHLAYNRLKLAPNAMMKYYSVAECRNHLEYLCKKFELCPKYCHLQTNVSSCFHFQLKECKGVCCDKEAVEDYNKRVRQAIKSVGIGAENLVIKEKGRTKNEIGFALILDGIYRGFGYIDTLQAAQLDNPDEYQFFVQPKKDNKDIQRIIGAYLKKQENLKAIEDGKISI; this is encoded by the coding sequence TTGAAGTATACCGTTGTAGACATAGAAACCACAGGAAATGGCTATAAAGGTCAGAAAATAACTGAAATATCTATTTTTGTTTTTGATGGTAAAAAAGTACTCGATGAATATACAACCCTCATAAATCCAGAACAAAATATCCCTCCTTTTATCACCAATCTTACAGGTATTACCAATGCCATGGTAAGAAATGCTCCTAAATTTTATGAGGTGGCAAAAAAGGTAGAAGAAATTACCAAAGACACTGTTTTTGTAGCCCATAATGTAAACTTCGATTACAATATAATTCAGGCTGAATTTAAGAGTTTAGGATTTGATTTTAAACGGAAAAAACTGTGCACCGTTCGGTTAACGAGAAAAATAATTCCAGGATTAAAATCCTATAGTTTAGGAAATATTTGTGTTGATGAAAATATCGTTATTAACGGCAGACACAGAGCCAAAGGCGATGCAGAGGCCACAACAGAATTATTTAGAAGATTAATTGAAAGAGATGATCATTTTATCATCAACTCATTTTTAAATCCACGTTCTAGACAAGCCACTTTACCGCCACTTTTAGATAAAAAAATAGTGGACAACTTACCCGAAGAACATGGCGTTTATTACTTTAAAAATTTGGCGAAAGAAGTTATTTATGTAGGGAAAGCCAATAATATAAAACAACGCGTTATTAGTCATTTTTATGACAAAAAAAGAAAAGAGCAGAACATGTGTTTAGAAACTGCCGATATTTCTTTTACAAAAACGGGTAGCGAACTCTTAGCACTCTTGCATGAATCCGCTGAAATTAAACATCGATATCCCAAATATAATAGAGCGCAAAGAAGAGCGGGTGAAGCTGTGGGTTTATTTTCGTATGAGGATCAAAAAGGGATTATTCATTTGGCATATAACCGATTAAAACTAGCCCCAAATGCTATGATGAAATATTACTCTGTGGCAGAATGTAGAAATCATTTAGAGTATTTATGTAAAAAGTTCGAACTATGTCCTAAATATTGTCATTTGCAAACCAATGTGTCTAGCTGTTTTCATTTTCAACTAAAAGAATGCAAAGGTGTTTGCTGCGATAAAGAAGCGGTAGAAGATTATAATAAGCGTGTAAGACAAGCGATAAAATCTGTGGGAATCGGCGCCGAAAATTTGGTCATCAAAGAAAAAGGAAGAACTAAAAACGAAATTGGTTTTGCCTTAATTTTAGACGGAATTTACAGAGGTTTTGGATATATAGATACGTTACAAGCAGCACAATTAGACAATCCAGACGAGTATCAGTTTTTTGTGCAACCTAAGAAAGACAACAAGGATATTCAACGAATTATAGGTGCTTACCTCAAAAAACAGGAAAATTTAAAAGCTATAGAAGATGGAAAAATCAGCATATAA
- the rpe gene encoding ribulose-phosphate 3-epimerase, whose amino-acid sequence MNNLIAPSILAADFANLQRDIEMVNNSEADWFHIDIMDGVFVPNISFGMPVLKAITKHATKTIDVHLMIVNPDQYIQTFADLGANILTVHYEACPHLHRTIQGIKAAGMKAGVALNPHTPIAVLEDIIVDLDLVCIMSVNPGFGGQSFIENTYKKVNQLRHLIDFSESSCQIEIDGGVTNKNANALIEAGANVLVAGSYVFGAENPTETIADLKNIIE is encoded by the coding sequence ATGAATAACTTAATTGCACCTTCAATATTAGCAGCAGATTTTGCCAATTTACAAAGAGACATCGAAATGGTCAACAATAGTGAAGCAGATTGGTTTCATATTGATATTATGGATGGTGTTTTTGTACCCAATATTTCTTTCGGAATGCCCGTTTTAAAAGCAATTACCAAACACGCTACAAAAACAATTGATGTGCATTTAATGATTGTAAATCCTGACCAATACATACAAACTTTTGCAGATTTAGGCGCCAATATTTTAACAGTGCATTATGAAGCTTGCCCGCATTTACACAGAACAATTCAAGGTATAAAAGCAGCCGGAATGAAGGCTGGGGTTGCCTTAAATCCGCATACACCTATTGCTGTTTTAGAAGATATTATTGTTGATCTCGACTTGGTGTGTATTATGAGTGTAAACCCAGGTTTTGGTGGTCAATCTTTTATTGAAAACACCTATAAAAAAGTAAATCAATTAAGACATTTAATTGATTTCTCTGAATCTTCTTGCCAAATAGAAATTGATGGCGGCGTTACGAATAAAAATGCCAATGCTTTAATAGAAGCTGGTGCCAATGTTTTAGTAGCAGGAAGTTATGTTTTTGGTGCTGAAAATCCAACAGAAACGATTGCAGATTTAAAAAATATTATTGAGTAA
- a CDS encoding sigma-70 family RNA polymerase sigma factor has translation MRQLKITKQVTNRETASLDKYLQEIGKVDLITADEEVELAQLIKAGDQRALEKLTKANLRFVVSVAKQYQNQGLTLPDLINEGNLGLIKAAKRFDETRGFKFISYAVWWIRQSILQALAEQSRIVRLPLNKIGSINKINKMYAFLEQENERPPSAEEIAKKLDMTVNDVKESMKNSGRHVSMDAPLIEGEDSNLYDVLNSGESPNPDRVLLHESLRIEINRALETLTPREADVVKLYFGLGEHQPMTLEEIGETFDLTRERVRQIKEKAIRRLKHTSRSKILMTYLG, from the coding sequence ATGAGACAACTTAAAATTACCAAGCAGGTTACCAATAGAGAAACTGCATCCCTAGACAAATATTTACAAGAAATTGGAAAAGTAGATTTAATTACTGCAGATGAAGAAGTAGAATTAGCACAGCTAATTAAAGCAGGTGATCAAAGAGCATTAGAAAAATTAACGAAAGCCAATTTAAGATTTGTTGTATCTGTTGCAAAACAATATCAAAACCAAGGTTTAACCTTACCCGATTTAATAAATGAAGGAAATTTAGGTTTAATTAAAGCCGCTAAACGTTTCGATGAAACGAGAGGTTTTAAATTTATATCCTATGCCGTATGGTGGATTCGTCAATCGATCTTACAAGCATTAGCAGAACAATCTAGAATTGTACGTTTACCGTTAAATAAAATTGGTTCTATCAATAAAATTAACAAAATGTACGCCTTTTTAGAGCAAGAAAATGAACGCCCACCAAGTGCGGAAGAAATTGCGAAGAAACTAGACATGACGGTAAATGACGTAAAAGAGTCTATGAAGAATTCTGGACGCCACGTCTCTATGGATGCGCCTTTAATTGAAGGTGAAGATTCTAACTTATATGATGTCTTAAATTCTGGAGAATCTCCAAATCCTGATAGAGTTTTATTACATGAATCTTTACGTATCGAAATTAACAGAGCCTTAGAAACATTAACGCCTCGTGAGGCAGATGTTGTAAAGTTATATTTTGGTTTAGGAGAACACCAACCCATGACTTTAGAAGAAATCGGTGAAACATTCGATTTAACTCGTGAACGTGTTCGTCAAATAAAAGAAAAAGCAATTAGAAGATTAAAACATACCTCTAGAAGTAAAATCTTAATGACATACCTAGGCTAG
- a CDS encoding RNA polymerase sigma factor yields MEAIVLQKLSDEELVFEIATTNNAALFAVLYDRFSKLVYNKCYGFANSKEEAEDLTHDVFVRLFVKLKTFRGDSKFSTWLYSFTYNFCVNYVQRSHYKKKEKVTVVTDQIKEEDVWEEIEDAQLYELKSAKLAKAMSLIAPKDKMILLMKYQDEMSITEIKEALNIGESAVKMRVKRAKQKVISAYEEL; encoded by the coding sequence TTGGAAGCTATTGTTTTACAGAAATTATCGGATGAAGAATTAGTCTTTGAAATTGCAACAACAAACAACGCAGCATTATTTGCTGTTTTATATGACCGATTTTCTAAACTAGTTTACAATAAATGTTATGGCTTTGCCAATAGTAAAGAAGAGGCAGAAGATTTAACACACGATGTTTTTGTAAGACTGTTTGTAAAATTGAAAACGTTTCGGGGAGACTCAAAGTTTTCCACTTGGTTGTATTCTTTTACTTATAATTTTTGTGTGAATTACGTACAAAGAAGTCATTATAAAAAGAAAGAAAAAGTTACGGTGGTCACAGATCAAATAAAAGAAGAAGATGTCTGGGAGGAAATAGAAGATGCACAGCTATATGAATTAAAATCTGCGAAATTAGCAAAGGCGATGTCTTTAATAGCACCTAAAGATAAAATGATCCTTTTAATGAAATATCAAGATGAAATGAGTATTACAGAAATCAAAGAAGCTTTAAATATTGGAGAAAGTGCGGTTAAAATGCGTGTTAAAAGAGCCAAACAAAAAGTGATTAGTGCTTATGAAGAATTGTAA
- a CDS encoding deoxynucleoside kinase, translating into MHVAIAGNIGAGKTTLTKLLAKHYKWKPHFEAVDENPYLDDFYAEMERWSFNLQVYFLNSRFRQILELRETGKNIIQDRTIYEDAHIFAPNLHAMGLMTNRDFGNYSSLFDLMENLVMPPDLLIYLRADISTLVGQIHKRGREYENSISIDYLSRLNERYEAWISTYKKGKLLVIDVDNLDFVTNQEDLGFVIDRIDSQINGLF; encoded by the coding sequence ATGCACGTTGCAATTGCAGGTAATATTGGTGCTGGCAAAACCACACTAACCAAACTTTTAGCCAAACACTATAAATGGAAACCACATTTTGAGGCGGTAGATGAAAATCCTTATTTAGACGATTTTTACGCAGAAATGGAACGCTGGTCTTTTAATTTACAGGTCTATTTTTTAAACAGCCGTTTTCGTCAGATATTAGAATTAAGAGAAACGGGTAAAAACATTATTCAAGATAGAACGATTTATGAGGATGCGCATATTTTTGCTCCCAACTTGCATGCCATGGGTTTAATGACCAATCGAGATTTTGGGAATTATAGCTCGCTTTTTGATTTGATGGAAAACTTGGTCATGCCGCCAGATTTATTAATTTATTTGCGTGCGGACATCTCTACTTTAGTGGGTCAAATACATAAAAGAGGCAGAGAATATGAAAACTCAATTAGCATCGATTATTTAAGCCGATTAAACGAACGCTATGAAGCCTGGATTTCTACCTATAAAAAAGGAAAACTATTAGTTATTGATGTAGATAATTTAGATTTTGTAACCAATCAAGAAGATTTAGGATTTGTAATCGATAGAATAGATTCTCAAATTAATGGATTATTTTAA
- a CDS encoding response regulator transcription factor, which yields MSKIKVLLAEDEASLGMIVKESLESRNFEVFHAENGEEALEIYQKEAPDILVLDVMMPVKDGFTLAKEIRLENKRIPIIFLTAKSQTSDVLEGFKHGGNDYLKKPFSMEELIVRIKALLNRIELKINVDRIKIGVYIFNYTKQTLAYFDVLETLTHREAQLLFYLVENKNKILDRTFILNKLWGNDDFFTARSMDVFISKLRKKLKEDPNIQILNVRGFGYKLICS from the coding sequence ATGAGTAAGATAAAAGTACTTTTAGCAGAAGATGAAGCTAGTTTAGGCATGATTGTAAAAGAGAGTCTAGAATCTAGAAATTTCGAGGTTTTTCATGCTGAAAACGGCGAAGAAGCCTTAGAAATATACCAAAAAGAAGCACCCGATATTTTAGTGTTAGATGTAATGATGCCCGTAAAAGATGGTTTTACATTAGCGAAAGAAATCCGTTTAGAAAACAAAAGAATTCCGATTATTTTTCTCACGGCAAAATCGCAAACTTCCGATGTTTTAGAAGGTTTTAAGCATGGTGGAAATGATTATTTAAAAAAACCCTTTTCTATGGAAGAATTAATTGTTAGAATTAAAGCTTTACTGAATAGAATTGAATTAAAAATAAATGTAGATAGGATAAAAATTGGGGTGTATATTTTTAATTATACCAAACAAACATTGGCCTATTTTGATGTTTTAGAAACGTTAACTCACAGAGAAGCTCAGCTACTTTTTTATCTTGTTGAAAATAAAAATAAAATATTAGACAGAACGTTTATTTTAAATAAATTATGGGGAAATGACGATTTCTTTACTGCAAGAAGTATGGATGTTTTTATCAGTAAACTTCGCAAAAAATTAAAAGAAGATCCAAACATTCAAATTTTAAATGTGCGAGGTTTCGGATATAAATTAATCTGTTCATAA
- a CDS encoding sensor histidine kinase gives MKNKKYTWIFYLIAVTVVATIGVQFYWNFKNYEENKQRVRNEIQLSLDNAVEEYYATLAKKDFLTILQPGKDNIDIKFSAETPFDSLMKNIKNGKNEGVKPKFTINSIKMTSDENLSQKQLDSMMIDMKKLAIELNSDEFAKNHTKKKSDSTLLFTQFIDARNGFNLHKNGKKNSVKYFKGKKSADSLKLIKNLKPMFISYFNNSINYKKVDSLITLQLKQKGIDVKTSFHHIKKDTLFHQTKDSVLDSETFVVTSKSTYVKDDQGFELVYNNPNFEALQRSFGGISLSLLLSLLIISSLFYLLKIINQQKELAIIKNDLISNITHEFKTPIATVSTAIEAIENFNVLEDKEKTKKYLAMSGVQLKKLHQMVEKLLETATLDSEQLLLKKETIDVVEMTERLVNKHKMLANQKELVFSSNLKPIYLHIDVFHFENVISNLIDNAIKYGGNRIEININSILKSTEITIADDGNGIEKNQQEKIFDKFYRVSKGNTHDVKGFGIGLYYCKKIIDKHAGNITLNSDKKQTVFKITMPNE, from the coding sequence ATGAAAAACAAAAAATATACTTGGATTTTCTATTTAATTGCTGTTACAGTAGTTGCAACAATTGGCGTGCAATTCTATTGGAACTTCAAAAATTACGAAGAAAATAAACAACGAGTTAGGAATGAAATTCAGTTAAGTTTAGACAATGCTGTAGAAGAATATTATGCAACTTTGGCTAAAAAAGACTTTTTAACAATTTTACAACCTGGTAAAGATAATATCGACATTAAATTTTCTGCTGAGACACCTTTCGATTCTTTAATGAAGAATATTAAAAATGGGAAAAATGAAGGTGTAAAACCAAAATTCACCATTAATAGTATTAAAATGACTTCGGATGAAAACCTATCTCAAAAGCAGTTAGATTCGATGATGATTGATATGAAAAAATTGGCGATTGAATTAAATTCTGATGAGTTTGCCAAAAATCATACTAAAAAGAAAAGCGATTCTACGTTGCTATTTACACAGTTTATAGATGCAAGAAACGGGTTTAACCTTCATAAAAATGGTAAAAAAAATTCTGTAAAATATTTTAAAGGAAAAAAATCTGCGGATAGTTTAAAGTTGATTAAAAATTTAAAACCCATGTTTATTTCTTATTTTAATAATTCTATAAACTATAAGAAAGTAGATTCTTTAATAACATTACAACTAAAACAAAAAGGAATTGACGTAAAAACAAGTTTTCACCACATAAAAAAAGATACACTTTTTCATCAAACCAAAGATTCAGTTTTAGATTCGGAAACCTTTGTGGTAACATCAAAATCTACTTATGTGAAAGATGATCAAGGATTTGAATTGGTCTATAATAACCCGAATTTTGAGGCTTTACAAAGAAGTTTTGGTGGCATTTCACTTTCTCTTTTGTTATCACTCTTAATTATTTCTAGCTTGTTTTATTTGTTAAAAATTATCAATCAGCAAAAAGAACTGGCCATCATAAAAAACGATTTAATTAGCAATATTACACACGAATTTAAAACACCAATTGCCACCGTTTCTACAGCTATTGAAGCCATCGAAAATTTTAATGTTTTAGAGGATAAAGAAAAAACAAAAAAATACTTGGCAATGTCTGGTGTTCAGTTGAAAAAACTGCATCAAATGGTGGAAAAATTACTAGAAACCGCAACTTTAGATAGTGAACAATTACTCTTAAAAAAAGAAACGATTGATGTTGTTGAAATGACCGAAAGATTGGTAAACAAGCATAAAATGTTAGCCAATCAAAAAGAGCTTGTTTTTTCATCAAATTTAAAACCTATTTATTTGCATATTGATGTTTTTCATTTTGAAAATGTGATTTCTAACTTAATTGATAATGCTATTAAATATGGTGGAAATAGGATTGAAATCAATATAAATTCCATTTTAAAATCTACAGAAATAACGATTGCTGATGATGGAAATGGCATTGAAAAAAATCAACAAGAAAAGATTTTTGATAAATTTTACAGAGTATCAAAAGGAAACACACATGATGTAAAAGGTTTTGGAATTGGCTTGTATTACTGTAAAAAAATAATCGATAAACATGCTGGAAACATCACTTTAAATTCTGATAAAAAACAAACCGTTTTTAAAATAACAATGCCCAATGAGTAA
- a CDS encoding GLPGLI family protein gives MRAIITTLALVFATALSAQNFNGKATYKTSRKSNIRFGDNQKGVTDKMQEELQKRMQKMNQKTFILEFDKTTSMYKEDVKLDDPTPRAGSRKMVVMSFGGSGSADLYYKDIKENRFANKTEIMGKPFLVKDALEKYEWELSSETKSIGTYTCYKATFSKEVENINMSMINGESKETKTTENVTTTAWYTTEVPISNGPADYQGLPGLILEINDGKNLIVCTEIILNPEKTITIEEPTKGKEVSKKKFDKIQKQKNQEMMEKMKGRKGIDLGNGINIKMGG, from the coding sequence ATGAGAGCAATTATAACAACACTGGCATTAGTATTTGCAACAGCCTTAAGTGCACAAAATTTTAACGGAAAAGCTACCTATAAAACAAGTAGAAAGTCCAATATACGTTTTGGCGATAACCAAAAAGGTGTTACCGATAAAATGCAAGAAGAGCTGCAAAAAAGAATGCAGAAGATGAATCAGAAAACTTTTATCTTAGAGTTTGATAAAACTACATCAATGTATAAAGAAGATGTAAAACTAGACGATCCTACTCCTCGAGCAGGTAGTCGTAAAATGGTTGTAATGTCTTTTGGTGGTTCAGGAAGTGCAGATTTATATTATAAGGATATAAAGGAAAATAGATTTGCCAACAAAACTGAAATTATGGGAAAACCATTTTTAGTGAAAGATGCATTAGAAAAATATGAGTGGGAATTATCTTCAGAAACAAAGAGTATTGGTACTTATACTTGCTATAAAGCTACTTTTTCTAAAGAGGTAGAAAATATTAACATGAGTATGATTAATGGCGAATCAAAAGAAACCAAAACGACAGAAAATGTTACTACGACTGCTTGGTACACTACTGAAGTGCCAATAAGTAATGGACCTGCCGATTACCAAGGGTTGCCAGGTTTAATTTTAGAAATAAATGATGGTAAAAATTTAATTGTCTGTACAGAAATTATCTTAAATCCAGAGAAAACAATAACCATAGAAGAGCCCACAAAAGGTAAAGAAGTTTCTAAGAAAAAATTTGATAAAATTCAGAAACAAAAAAATCAAGAAATGATGGAAAAAATGAAAGGTAGAAAAGGAATTGATTTAGGAAATGGCATTAATATAAAGATGGGCGGATAG
- a CDS encoding GLPGLI family protein: protein MKSIITVLIALVVTLTTFAQKDFQGKATYMSKTTMDMSVFGDQMSEQQKKQRMARMKNFLEKTYTLTFTKSTSSFKENVALEAPGASGPSWGRSNGQGSIYKSTKDKKMIEDVEQFSKRFLIVEEMEQPQWEMGTETKKIGNYTCYKATLVIEDKSIDWGGMFRRGNQKEKDSTNTKKDEKKMLNVTAWYSPQIPISAGPDKYYGLPGLILEINAGRTTMLCTEVSISSDEVLEIEEPTKGKEVSREEYNEIIRVKTEELRERFQNNRRSGRGRF, encoded by the coding sequence ATGAAATCAATTATTACTGTATTAATCGCGCTGGTTGTTACCCTTACAACGTTTGCTCAAAAAGATTTTCAGGGGAAAGCCACTTATATGTCTAAAACAACAATGGACATGAGTGTGTTTGGCGATCAAATGAGCGAGCAACAAAAAAAACAAAGGATGGCTCGTATGAAAAACTTCTTAGAAAAAACATATACATTAACTTTTACGAAATCAACTTCTTCTTTCAAAGAAAATGTTGCTTTAGAAGCTCCTGGAGCTTCTGGTCCAAGTTGGGGAAGAAGCAATGGACAAGGTTCTATTTATAAAAGTACAAAAGATAAAAAAATGATTGAGGACGTAGAGCAATTTAGCAAACGTTTTTTAATTGTTGAAGAAATGGAGCAACCTCAATGGGAAATGGGTACAGAAACTAAAAAAATAGGAAACTATACTTGTTATAAAGCAACCTTAGTTATAGAAGATAAAAGTATAGATTGGGGAGGTATGTTTAGAAGAGGAAATCAAAAAGAAAAAGATTCTACCAATACTAAAAAGGATGAGAAAAAAATGCTAAACGTTACCGCTTGGTATTCTCCACAAATTCCTATAAGCGCAGGTCCGGATAAATACTATGGTTTGCCAGGTTTAATTTTAGAAATCAATGCAGGTAGAACAACCATGCTTTGCACCGAAGTTTCAATTAGTTCTGATGAGGTTTTAGAAATAGAAGAGCCAACCAAAGGAAAAGAAGTTTCTAGAGAAGAGTATAATGAAATCATTAGAGTAAAAACAGAAGAACTAAGAGAGCGCTTTCAGAACAACAGAAGAAGTGGCAGAGGTAGATTCTAA